A region from the Arcanobacterium buesumense genome encodes:
- a CDS encoding HAD-IIB family hydrolase, whose protein sequence is MTHYKLIAFDLDDTLAPSKSPLPQPMAHALRRLLDITEVCVISGGQFAQFSTQLLDNLGADEHQLEKLHLMPTCGTRYLRYIDGQWWTIYAQDLSEHERQAALASLEKRAKQLGLWEAQTWGPILEDRGSQITFSALGQQAPVEAKKAWDPNRTKKEALRQAVAQDLPDLEVRSGGSTSVDITRAGVDKAYGISQLAQQTGIAVADMLFIGDRLDEGGNDYPVLKLGIAAHQVHGWEDTARFVMRYVDEQGTNNG, encoded by the coding sequence ATGACACACTACAAGTTAATCGCCTTCGATTTAGACGATACGTTAGCTCCGTCTAAGTCTCCTTTACCGCAACCGATGGCTCATGCGCTACGTCGACTCCTTGACATCACCGAGGTATGCGTCATTTCCGGAGGGCAGTTTGCTCAGTTTTCTACCCAGTTGTTAGATAACCTAGGAGCAGATGAACATCAGCTGGAAAAATTGCATCTTATGCCCACCTGCGGAACGCGGTATCTGAGGTATATTGATGGCCAATGGTGGACAATATATGCTCAGGACCTGTCTGAGCACGAACGCCAAGCAGCCTTAGCCTCCTTAGAAAAACGAGCGAAACAACTAGGACTATGGGAAGCGCAGACGTGGGGACCAATTCTTGAAGATCGCGGTTCACAAATTACATTTTCCGCACTGGGACAACAAGCGCCAGTAGAAGCCAAAAAGGCGTGGGATCCGAACCGAACTAAAAAAGAAGCTCTCCGGCAAGCAGTCGCTCAAGACTTGCCGGATTTGGAAGTGCGTTCTGGCGGTTCAACATCGGTTGATATTACTCGCGCAGGTGTTGACAAAGCCTATGGTATTTCTCAGCTTGCACAACAAACTGGAATTGCCGTTGCCGATATGCTTTTTATCGGGGATCGGTTAGATGAGGGCGGAAATGACTATCCGGTGTTGAAACTAGGAATAGCTGCTCA